In Gossypium arboreum isolate Shixiya-1 chromosome 3, ASM2569848v2, whole genome shotgun sequence, the sequence tctgattagaCCTCCGCGGACACTCTCTAATATGGTGCTCTAATGAACTGCACCTTAAACAAGCCCCAGTACTTTTCCAACACTCGCCCTAATGAAATCTACCACAGTCAGTACATGGTGGCTAACCAGTAGCACTAATAAGAGCCCCAACTCTGATCGGTCCATCAACTctgacctttttcttaggcctctagaTGGAACTCGAGGTCTCAAATCCCTCTTGCTCCTACCTCTCTCTCAGTTCTGGGGCTCAGCGCGCTTTACTTCCTCAGTGATCTTCGCCTTATCAACCAATGCagtaaaatctcgctccctctgtggagcaatcagAACCCTCAAattatccctgaggccatccttaaAGCTAACACATCTCTCGTACTCAGTCACCACCACACCTCGCGCATAGCGGCTCAATCTCATAAATTcaacctcatactcggccactgatCTATTCCCCTAAGTCAAATTAAATAACTCTCTCCTACAAGCATCTACATAActggcacccacatacttcccttgaaaGGTAGTCTTGAAGAACTCCCAGGACAGTcgatcgggctgagtgccctccttaaccataagccaccactgatatgcctcgtcacgtagtaGTGATATAACACCCTTTAATTTCTGCTCGGAGgtgcagtccaagtcatccataattctctCTATGGCCTCtttccagtactcagccacattagcgGTGACCCTAGCGACACCCCTAAATATCTCAGGTCCATTAGACCAGAGTCGTTTTGTAATCGACCCTCAGCCTCCCGCTCTAGTATTGGGCCCAAGGACCCTCTCTAAAATCCTCAACATAGCCTAGGACAGTGTGTCGTGCCTAGCCGCTCAAttatgagacccagtctcagtcataGGTGAAGTCGATGCCTCACTAGTATTAAAATTAGGCAGATTTCCAAATGACGAAGACCCAGCTTGAGCACCTCTACGACCTCTACCACATCCTCTTGTACCCCATCcgcgagtacctctggtgctcattgtCTAATTGcgttttatctgtattaacagttttatgcatcagtttatagttccaatgtttattaatagatattttatgagAACAGTATCAAAAGTGTAAAGTTTGTTTCGTACATCACAGTGCCAATCAATGTCTATCAGTTTTACTACAGTTTTGGTATACCCTATTTTGGGTGTTTTCAATATAGTCTATCTATAGTAGTCCCAGCATATACTACTTATAGTAGTTTCAGTAAAAAACATATAACAGTTATAGACGACTTATAGAATCGGCGCCAGAGACTCAATGTACCACACGTTTACTAAAAATATTCTCGTATtcaaaaaatagtttaaaaagtttttctttttaaaacccaaatccatagtcaggttttgcaacctgactctgataccactaaatgtaacacccaaaattcAGTCTGGatattatggtcgaatctggcaatgtcagattgaagtgtttttcataaaataagATGTCATTTAAAAACTCTCTTTCCTGTTCAACCTCTTTTTATTATCTTTCGAAGACATGTCATTCATTTCCAAAACGTGAATTATTATCAAGAAGTTATTTTCTTCCAGAATGATATTAAATATCCAAAATTTTCTTAATTTCCAAAACGTCACTTGTCatagaagcttttaaaacaatttGCATACTTGTGTGAAATTTGTTAGAACGCCTGATTCTTTTGAAAACCCGATTATCCCTACTTCTAGCAGTTATAAAACAGAccaataaaaatcccaaatttaaaataaaaatccaaagaGGCCATTATTACAGAAAaattccccaaaataaaattaaaattaaaattcatttaagtACTAAAATAGAACAAAGTATGTTGTATGGCCACCATTGAGTCCTCCACCACACTGACCCGCCTATGCCTGGGAATTACCATTAAAGTAAAATCAGAAGGGTGAGTTtccgaaaacttagtgtgtaatctcGTATAAATCGACAAGACAGAAGGcaaacacagtctgggcctaagcccttttcagaaaCAGTGACAATaacagtttgggctttagcccatttcgGTACAGAGACAGTCATGCATTTGGgacttagcccattacagtagcaGTAACAAATCATACAGCATACAAGTCCTGCCCAGCCAGCCTCTACAGTCCATCTCCGTCCCACCCTACACTCtctgtggggatataatcaacccacccatccctacactccagcaAGTACCGAATGTGACACTAGATagtagtttgcagctgagctgccagtaaattagtttcgaggcctttcagtacacttcctccgatcaATTAAACCACTAACCCAATGCCTTACAATATATATAAATGGCATGCTATAACATAAAATCATAATGTAATCAGGGTATACAGTGTTAAATCAGTGGAACATTATCGTGCTTGTTCATATATAATATACAATCATTTCAAtcaattaggggtctaggtatgcttactgaccctaccataggtccacagtcgactcgagtgacccgtgcaaccttagaatCATTCAGTCAAAATGAGCCCACAGGCCTATGTTGCAGGCCTATGTAGGCCCACAAGCCCGTatagcccacacggcccaaaatggcttggccgtgtgaatcccACACGTCCATGAGGCCCACAAGACCCAATACGGCCTGACCCATGAATCGCACATGACCTGCCTCATCGACCACGCGCCCATATCTGATctcacggcctaccacacgagtGGCCGCACGCCCTTGTGGCGTCGACTTTCACATTTTCTGACTTTTCGCCAATTTCCATTCCCAAAGTCGTCTTTACACACCTGATTTTGAAAAATACGCCACAATTTTTGAGCACTCCAAAACCTGTGTTCAACCATGATCACACAATTAATCGCACCTCAAACAAATTTAAAACAGTCCCTATTCCAACACTTATGCACTTGATCGAAAACCACTTACCTTGTTTAAACAGCCAAAGCCCTACTCACTTTAACCGTTGGAAAAGAATGATCATATGCT encodes:
- the LOC108473676 gene encoding uncharacterized protein LOC108473676, producing MSTRGTRGWGTRGCGRGRRGAQAGSSSFGNLPNFNTSEASTSPMTETGGVARVTANVAEYWKEAIERIMDDLDCTSEQKLKGVISLLRDEGNRSVAEYEVEFMRLSRYARGVVVTEYERCVSFKDGLRDNLRVLIAPQRERDFTALVDKAKITEEVKRAEPQN